In Apis cerana isolate GH-2021 linkage group LG6, AcerK_1.0, whole genome shotgun sequence, the following are encoded in one genomic region:
- the LOC107999728 gene encoding UDP-glucose 6-dehydrogenase, giving the protein MTIRKICGIGAGYVGGPTCSVIALKCPEIQVTVVDKSKERIAQWNSEKLPIYEPGLDEVVRKCRGKNLFFSTDIETAIQEADLIFISVNTPTKTFGNGKGRAADLKYVESAARMIAEIATGNKIVVEKSTVPVRAAESIMNILRANHKPGVSCQILSNPEFLAEGTAIEDLVNADRVLIGGEDSPEGQAAIEELCKVYEHWIPRKNILTTNTWSSELSKLAANAFLAQRISSINSLSAVCEATGADVSEVARAVGLDSRIGSKFLHASVGFGGSCFQKDILNLVYICECLNLPEVAAYWQQVIDMNEYQKSRFSAKVIESLFNTVTDKRISMLGFAFKKNTGDTRESPAIHVAKTLLDEGAMLHIYDPKVEESQIIEDLTHPSVTNDPEHVKSRIGIYKDAYSATKGTHAIVLCTEWDEFVELDYKRIYINMMKPAYIFDGRKILDHGKLQKIGFIVQTIGKRITRTVLSRAWGSQTQI; this is encoded by the exons ATGACTATCAGAAAAATTTGCGGTATCGGTGCTGGATATGTGGGTGGACCAACGTGTAGTGTGATTGCTCTGAAATGTCCAGAAATTCAAGTAACCGTGGTGGACAAGAGCAAAGAGAGAATTGCTCAATGGAATTCAGAGAAATTGCCGATATACGAACCAGGTCTTGATGAAGTGGTGCGCAAATGTCGTGGCAAGAATTTGTTCTTCTCCACGGATATAGAAACTGCGATCCAGGAAGCGGATCTAATCTTCATTTCAGTAAATACTCCAACGAAAACGTTCGGCAATGGGAAAGGAAGAGCAGCTGATTTGAAGTACGTCGAGAGCGCGGCTAGAATGATCGCGGAAATTGCGACCGGGAATAAAATCGTTGTAGAAAAAAGCACGGTTCCAGTAAGAGCTGCAGAaagtataatgaatattttgcgTGCCAATCATAAACCAGGAGTATCATGTCAG aTCTTATCGAATCCAGAATTCCTGGCGGAGGGAACCGCCATTGAGGATCTGGTGAACGCAGATCGCGTTTTAATCGGAGGCGAAGATTCGCCGGAAGGACAGGCGGCTATCGAGGAATTGTGCAAGGTTTATGAGCATTGGATtccaagaaagaatattttaacgacGAACACTTGGAGCTCGGAATTATCAAAACTG GCCGCCAATGCTTTCTTGGCACAACGTATATCGAGCATAAATTCTCTGTCGGCCGTGTGTGAGGCGACCGGCGCGGATGTGTCCGAGGTTGCGCGGGCAGTTGGCCTTGACTCTCGAATAGGGTCCAAGTTTCTTCACGCGTCCGTTGGATTCGGCGGTTCGTGCTTTCAAAAGGATATTCTTAATCTGGTGTACATTTGCGAATGTCTAAATCTACCAGAGGTTGCCGCTTATTGGCAACAAGTGATAGACATGAACGAGTACCAGAAATCCAGATTCTCAGCGAAAGTAATCGAGTCTTTGTTCAATACCGTTACGGACAAGAGGATCTCGATGCTCGGTTTCGCCTTCAAGAAAAATACCGGTGATACGCGTGAATCACCGGCCATTCACGTTGCTAAGACCCTGTTGGACGAGGGCGCTATGCTTCACATATACGATCCCAAG GTCGAAGAAAGTCAAATTATCGAGGATTTGACGCATCCAAGCGTAACAAACGACCCGGAACACGTAAAAAGTAGAATTGGTATTTACAAAGATGCTTATAGCGCTACGAAAGGTACACACGCTATTGTCCTATGTACCGAGTGGGATGAGTTTGTG gaGCTGGATTATAAACGAATTTACATTAACATGATGAAACCTGCATACATTTttgatggaagaaaaattttagatcatGGCAAGTTGCAAAAAATCGGTTTCATCGTGCAGACTATTGGTAAGAGAATTACGAGAACGGTGCTTTCGAGAGCGTGGGGAAGTCAAACTcagatataa
- the LOC107999722 gene encoding vacuolar protein sorting-associated protein 53 homolog, producing the protein MEGHEDDELEDLNSTIYTFPPNVQNVIEQVLPSTDPLDQPNFNVVDYINSLFPTEQSLSNIDDVVNNMELKIRNIDKEIRSVVRGQTNVGQDGRAALEDAQKVIKQLFVHIKDIKDKAEQSEEVVKEITRDIKQLDFAKRNLTASITALNHLHMLVEGVDTLKVLTQKKQYGEIVLPLQAVMEVMQHFNSYMDIPQVKQLSDEVRQIHVELAQQITADFKQAFSGQNPKYFNQLTEGCLVLSVLDPKVKKDLLTWFVGIQLQEYAHLFDENQDFAWLDKIDRRYAWIKKHLLDFESKFGAIFPQDWEISERIAVQFCHVTREDLTKLMHKRRSEIDVKLLLYAIQRTSNFESLLAKRFSGITLENLDVGNKKNTTDMTDNKVPGNPFEQNEQVQNEKPKPSSFSNLIGRCFEPYLNIYIESLDRNLADLMDKFVSDSKTQPPGAKDCDGIEGPSSVLSSCADLFVFYKKCMLQCTQLSTGSIMLSLAETFQKYLREYALKILQNNLPKIGGSVGIATSMSSIRDFRDLSTSGFIQNFQSFLKEGESTRFSKEEQSRICCILTTAEYCLETTQQLEEKLREKTDKCYAEKINLSQEQDIFHNVISNCIQLLVQDLESACESALTAMTKVQWGAIEVVGDQSNYVNTIVAHLRQTIPTIRDRLSSCRKYFTQLCVKFASSFIIKLVQQLYKCKPLNTVGAEQLLLDVHMLKTALLDLPSTGYQVQRKAPATYTKVVVKGMASAEMILKIVMSPIESPKDFVKQCRIRLPDLQAPEFQKILDMKGLKKTEQVLLLEQFKQPENTDVSHDIRSHIIQDSPEHEAGRIKRLEKLIKKRI; encoded by the exons atggaagggCACGAGGATGATGAATTAGAAGATTTAAATTCAACTATTTATACATTTCCACCAAATGTACAAAATGTCATTGAACAG GTTTTACCTAGTACAGATCCATTGGACCAACCAAATTTTAACGTagtagattatataaattcactaTTCCCAACAGAACAGTCTCTATCGAATATAGATGATGTAGTAAATAATATGGAATTAAAGATACGCAATATAGACAAAGAAATTCGTTCTGTAGTACGTGGACAAACAAATGTAGGTCAAGATGGAAGAGCAGCATTAGAAGATGCACAGAaagtaataaaacaattatttgtgcatatcaaagatattaaagataaagcaGAACAATCTGAAGAAGTTGTCAAAGAAATAACAAGAGATATTAAACAATTGGACTTTGCTAAAAGAAATCTCACTGCCTCAATAACAGCATTGAATCATTTACATATGCTTGTGGAAGGTGTAGATACTTTAaa agtACTAAcgcaaaaaaaacaatatggtGAAATTGTTTTACCATTACAAGCAGTGATGGAAGTGATGCAAcattttaatagttatatgGATATACCTCAAGTAAAACAATTGTCTGACGaa gTACGTCAAATACATGTTGAGTTGGCTCAACAAATTACAGCAGATTTTAAACAAGCATTTTCTGGTCaaaatccaaaatattttaatcaacttACAGAAGGTTGTTTAGTGTTGTCTGTTTTGGATCCTAAAGTCAA gaaagaTCTCCTTACCTGGTTCGTAGGTATTCAATTACAAGAATATGCACATCTCTTTGATGAAAATCAAGATTTTGCATGGTTGGATAAAATAGATCGACGCTATGCGtggataaaaaaacatttacttGATTTTGAATCAAAATTTGGTGCAATTTTTCCTCAAGATTGGGAAATATCAGAACGAATTGCTGTGCAATTTTGTCATGTTACAAGAGAAGATCTTACAAAATTAATGCATAAGAGACGTTCTGAAATAGATGTCAAACTATTACTTTATGCAATTCAAAGGACTAGtaattttgaatcattattAGCAAAAAGATTTAGTGGTATTACTTTAGAAAATTTGGAtgtaggaaataaaaaaaatactacagACATGACTGATAATAAAGTTCCAGGCAATCCATTTGAACAAAATGaacaa gTACAAAATGAGAAACCAAAACCATCATCATTTTCAAATCTCATAGGAAGATGTTTTGAAccatatttaaacatttatatagaaaGTTTAGATCGTAATCTGGCAGATCTAATGGATAAATTTGTATCAGATTCTAAAACACAACCACCTGGTGCTAAAGATTGTGATGGTATTGAGGGTCCTAGTAGTGTGTTATCCTCGTGTGCAGATctgtttgtattttataaaaaatgtatgttaCAATGTACCCAACTTAGTACAGGTTCAATTATGTTAAGTTTAGCggaaacttttcaaaaatatttacgtgAATATGCtcttaaaatattgcaaaataatttacctaa AATTGGGGGTAGTGTGGGAATTGCTACCAGTATGAGTAGTATACGTGATTTTCGAGATCTTTCAACATCAGGTTTTATACAGAATTTCCAAAGTTTTCTAAAGGAAGGTGAAAGCACTAGATTTAGTAAAGAAGAACAATCGCGTATATGCTG tatATTAACAACTGCTGAATATTGCTTAGAAACAACACAACAATTGGAAGAAAAACTACGAGAAAAAACAGATAAATGTTatgcagaaaaaattaatctgtcTCAAGaacaagatatttttcataa tgttATATCAAATTGTATACAATTACTTGTTCAAGATTTAGAATCTGCATGTGAATCTGCATTAACTGCAATGACAAag gTTCAGTGGGGTGCTATAGAAGTTGTTGGTGATCAAAGTAATTATGTTAATACTATTGTGGCACATCTTAGACAAACAATACCTACTATCAGAGATAGATTATCCTCATGTAGAAAATACTTTACTCAACTCTGTGTAAAATTTGCAAG ttcattcataataaaattagtacAACAACTGTATAAATGTAAACCATTAAATACCGTAGGTGCCGAACAATTGTTGTTAGATGTACACATGTTAAAAACTGCTCTCTTAGATCTTCCATCAACAGGTTATCAAGTTCAAAGAAAAGCACCTGCTACATATACTAaa gtAGTAGTTAAAGGCATGGCAAGTGCTGAAATGATTCTTAAAATTGTAATGTCCCCAATAGAATCTCCAAAAGACTTTGTAAAACAATGTAGAATACGTCTACCAGATTTACAAGCACCagaatttcaaaagatattgGATATGaag GGTCTGAAAAAAACAGAACAAGTTTTACTATTAGAACAATTTAAACAACCTGAGAATACAGATGTTTCTCATGATATTAGGAGTCATATCATTCAAGATAGCCCAGAACATGAAGCCGGGCGAataaaaagattggaaaagttaataaaaaaaagaatatga
- the LOC107999723 gene encoding large ribosomal subunit protein eL8 produces the protein MVQKKPKKKVGKKVAAAPLAVKKVEPKKQTNPLFEKRTRNFGIGQDIQPARDLSRFVKWPKYIRIQRQRAVLQKRLKVPPPINQFTQTLDKQTATQLFKMLEKYRPESAAMKKMRLKARAEQKVAKKEDTPTKKPNVLRSGTNTVTTLVEQKKAQLVVIAHDVDPIEIVLFLPALCRKMGVPYCIIKGKSRLGRLVRRKTCTAVALVQVDSGDRANFAKLVEAIKTNFNDRYDEIRRHWGGGLLGSKSAARIAKLEKAKAKELAQKQG, from the exons atggttcaaaaaaag ccGAAGAAGAAGGTTGGAAAGAAAGTGGCAGCTGCACCACTTGCAGTTAAGAAGGTTGAACCCAAAAAACAAACCAATCCTTTATTTGAGAAACGTACTCGTAATTTCGGTATTG GACAGGATATTCAACCTGCACGTGATCTTAGTCGCTTTGTGAAATGGCCCAAATACATTCGTATTCAAAGACAAAGGGCAGTATTACAAAAAAGGTTAAAAGTCCCACCTCCAATCAATCAATTCACACAAACATTAGATAAACAAACag caacacaattatttaaaatgttggaAAAGTATAGACCTGAATCTGCtgctatgaaaaaaatgagactAAAAGCTAGAGCTGAACAAAAAGTtgcaaagaaagaagataCACCAACAAAAAAACCTAATGTATTACGTAGTGGAACAAATACAGTAACTACACTTGTTGAACAAAAGAAAGCTCAACTTGTAGTAATTGCTCATGATGTTGATCCAATTGAG attgttttatttttgccaGCTCTTTGTCGTAAAATGGGTGTACCTTATTGCATTATAAAAGGTAAATCACGATTGGGACGTCTTGTTAGGCGTAAAACTTGCACTGCTGTAGCTTTAGTAcag gtgGATTCTGGCGATAGAGCAAACTTTGCAAAACTTGTTGAGGCTATTAAGACAAACTTCAATGATAGATATGATGAAATCCGACGTCATTGGGGTGGTGGTCTCTTAGGCAGCAAATCTGCTGCTAGAATAGCAAAGTTGGAAAAAGCTAAAGCAAAGGAACTTGCACAAAAACAGGGTTAA